Below is a genomic region from Acidobacteriota bacterium.
TACACCTTTGCAGGGCGGTGTCTCCCCAGCGCGACGCCTCCCACCGGGCGATGCCTCCCGCGGGGCCCTGTGGCAAGATGGGTTGGGGGGCGGAATGCGAAGGACGCGTGCGCTCGTCGCTCTCGCGGCGATCTTCTTGGCGGGGCTCGCCGTGGCGGCGGGCGCGCAAGAAACGGAAGGGAGCCGGGAGGCCGCAACAGAGCCCTCCGAGTCCGGCGGGATCTCGTGGGGCCTCGACCTGGACCTCACCTCTCGCTACCTCTGGCGCGGCCTCGCGCTCTCCCGTGGGGCCGTGGCCCAGGGGGACCTCTGGTTTTCCGCCGGAGGTTTCACGGCTTCCCTGTGGGGAAACTGGGACCCGGACCCCAACGAGGGTTCGGGGCGATTCAACGAGTGGGACGCCGCGCTGGCCTACGAGCGCGCTGCGGGCCCCGTCATCCTGAGGGTCCAGTACGTCCGCCTCTCGTATCCCGACCAGCTCGGCGTCCCCTCCACGGGCGAGGCTTCCTTCGAGGCGGAATTCGACCTGGGAGGGGGCTTCGCCCTGGGTACGCACCAGATCTGGGACGTGGAGGCCTACCCGGGATCGCACTACGGGGACCTGTTCCTCGCCAAGGGCCTCGAGGCGGGGAAGGGGGAACTCCAGGCGGCCCTTTCCTTGGGATGGGGCTCGCGCTCCTTTCACGAGGCCTACTACGAGGTGGACCACCGGGGCTTCACCGTGGGGTGCGTGACCCTCGCCTGGGAGGTGCCCCTCGGGGAGCGGTGGCTCCTTCGCCCCCACGCCGAGGCCGGCCTCCTTCTGGACCGCGCCCTGAGGGAGGCCACGGGCCGCCGCGTCGTGGCCTGCGCCGGGGTCGGCCTGAGCTGGTCCTTTTGAACGACACTGCCGGTCCGCAGGAGGGGCGCCGGCGGAGCGGATGGAATTTCGAATTTCGGAATTGGGATTTGGGAATTGGGATTTGGGGAAAAGGGACTCCGGAGGGGAACCGGAACGGAACCACCGGCGAGGGGGCGAGAATCCTACCTTCTTGGATCCGCCCCATGATCCTCGGCGTGTCTCAACCCTCCGCTGGCTCCATCAGCGGCAGGCGCACCGTGAAGGTGGCACCCGGCGGAGGGTCGTTGTTGGCGGCGGTCACGGTTCCACCGTGGGCGGATACGATCTTGTGGACGATGGCCAGCCCGAGGCCCGTACCGCCCTTCCTCCTGCTGGCGAAGGGCTGAAAGAGCTTGGGCATGAGTTCGGGAGGGACGCCGGGGCCCCGGTCGGAGATGGACAGGCAGACCGAGGGGCCTTCCCTCCAGATTCGGATTGCGAGCGGGGCTTCGGGGGGAGACAGAGCCAGCGCGTTGTGAACCAGGTTGAAGAACACCTGCTCGAGCTTCTCGGGCACGGCGCGGATCGAGAATTCTTCCTCCGGATGGGTCAGGACACAGCGACGGCAGGCGCCCGGCTCTGATTTCTCGATCCGGGCAACGGCCTGGGCGAAGATCTCGCGCACCAGGCAGGGCTTGAACTGTTCGTCAGGAATGGGGCGCCCCAGGGTCAGGAGATCGTTCATCAACTCGTTCAGCCGCCTCGTCTGGTTGGTGATGTGCTCCGTGAACTCCGCGAACTCGGGTTGTCCGGCGAGTTTCTTCTCCAGCGCGGCCGAGACGGTGGTGAGGGCGAACAGGGGGTTGCGCACCTCGTGGGCCACGCCGCCCGCGATCATCCCGATGGTCTGGAGGTTTCTCGCCTCGGCGAGCTGCTCCTGGGCCTTTTTCAGATCCTCCTCGGCCCGTCGCTTGTCCGTGATGTCCCTCGCGATGCCGAGAAAGGCGACGATCTTCCCTCCTACCCGGTAGGGCGCCGAACGGACGTCAATCAATCGCAGCGCCCCGTCCCTGGTCCGCACCTCGTATTCGGCCGCCTCGTCCACCTGCTCCCCACGGACGATCCTGGCCAGACGGCTCTCCTGCTGGGACCGAAACCTGGCGGGCAGGAGGTCCCAGATGTTCAGGGATAGAAGTTCCGCTTCCGAATAGCCGAGCCGAACGCACATTTCCTCGTTGACCGACAGCAGGCGTCCCTCGAAGTCGGCGAGGAAGATCCCGTCGGGGCTCTGCGCGACGAGGGTTCTGAAGCGCTCCTCGCTTTCCCGCAAGGCTTCTTCCGCCCTTTTGCGCTCGGTCACGTCGCGGAACACGCCGATCATCACCCGGCCCTCCGAGGTTTCGAAAACCGCCGTCGAGACCTCCACCGGGATGCGGCGCCCGTCCCGGTGCTGGACGAAGAGCCCTTCGAGAAATCGGCTCCCTCCCGAGGTCGCCTGTTGGCGGAAAACCTCACGGTACTTCGACGCCTCTTCGGGTGGGTGCAGGATCGCCTGGCTTTGCCCCACGAGGTCCTCCCTCGTCCTGCCCACCAGTTCGCACGCGGCCGAATTGGCGTCCAGCAGATTCCCCGTTTCCGGGTCCGCCAGGAAAATGGCGTCCCGCATGCACTCGAAGAGCCTCCGGTAGCGCTCCTCCGAGGCCGCGAGGGAGGCCGTGCGGTGCTCCAGCTTCTCCACGAGCCTCTGGCTGTACAGGGCGAGGAAGTCCTCCTGATGGAGTCGCTCCGGTTCCTCTGGGCGAGGACCGGATGGAAGGTCCTTCAAGACCTCATCCATTTCGGCGAGGAAGGACGCCGGGTCGGCGGGCTTTCGAATGAAGGCCCTCGCGCCCAGGGACAGCGCAAAGGTCTCGTCCTCCTGGGCCGTGTACGTTGCGGTGTAAAAGACGAAGGGGATCCCTCTCAGCGCCGGGTCTTCCTGCCACGCCCTGCAAAGCATGAAACCGTCCATCTCCGGCATGAGAATGTCGGAGACGACGACGTTCGGCGCGAGATTCCTCGCCGCTTCCAGGGCCTCGCGTCCGTTGCGCGCCAGGGTCACGTGGTGCCCCTCGTTTCGCAGGATTAGCCCGAGGAACTTGAGGTTGTCCTCGTTGTCGTCCACGATCAGGTAGCGCATGACCCTCTCCCAGGCACGACCGTGCCGGCAACCTCGGACGTCACTCCCCCGCCCCGCTCAGGAGAAACGCCTCCACCTGCCTCGCGAAGGAACTCGGGTCCAGGGGCTTCTCGATGTAGCCGGAACACCCAGATTCCAGGGAGCGCTCCCGGTCGCCCGGCATGGCGTAGGACGTGACCGCCACGATGGGGATGGAGGAACAGTGCGGGATCCGCCGCAGGGCCCGGGCCACCTGGTAGCCGTCCATCACCGGAAGCTGGATGTCCAGGAGGATGAGATCGAAGCGGTCCGCCTTGGCCGTTTCCACGCCGCTCAGGCCATCGCGGGCCGAGGTGATCTCGAGGCCGAGGGGGCTCAGGAGCATGCGCTCGAGCCTCAGATTGTCCTCGTTGTCCTCGATGATGAGAACCTTCCAGGGCCTCATGCCTCGCCTCCGCCGAATGGCATCCGCAGGGTAAAGGTGGAACCCTTCCCTCGCACGCTCTCCACGAGGATATCCCCTCCCATGAGCCTCGCCATCTTCCGGCTCAGGGTCAGGCCCAGCCCCGTCCCTTCGGCTCCGCGCGCGATTCCCGCGTCGAGCTGCTCGAACTCGCTGAAAATCCTCTCCATATCCGCCGGCAGAATGCCGATGCCGGTGTCCGACACCACGAGGTCAGTATGACCGCCGTCCGCTCCGCGCGCCAGCCTCACGGCCACCGATCCTTTCT
It encodes:
- a CDS encoding PAS domain S-box protein, which produces MRYLIVDDNEDNLKFLGLILRNEGHHVTLARNGREALEAARNLAPNVVVSDILMPEMDGFMLCRAWQEDPALRGIPFVFYTATYTAQEDETFALSLGARAFIRKPADPASFLAEMDEVLKDLPSGPRPEEPERLHQEDFLALYSQRLVEKLEHRTASLAASEERYRRLFECMRDAIFLADPETGNLLDANSAACELVGRTREDLVGQSQAILHPPEEASKYREVFRQQATSGGSRFLEGLFVQHRDGRRIPVEVSTAVFETSEGRVMIGVFRDVTERKRAEEALRESEERFRTLVAQSPDGIFLADFEGRLLSVNEEMCVRLGYSEAELLSLNIWDLLPARFRSQQESRLARIVRGEQVDEAAEYEVRTRDGALRLIDVRSAPYRVGGKIVAFLGIARDITDKRRAEEDLKKAQEQLAEARNLQTIGMIAGGVAHEVRNPLFALTTVSAALEKKLAGQPEFAEFTEHITNQTRRLNELMNDLLTLGRPIPDEQFKPCLVREIFAQAVARIEKSEPGACRRCVLTHPEEEFSIRAVPEKLEQVFFNLVHNALALSPPEAPLAIRIWREGPSVCLSISDRGPGVPPELMPKLFQPFASRRKGGTGLGLAIVHKIVSAHGGTVTAANNDPPPGATFTVRLPLMEPAEG
- a CDS encoding response regulator → MRPWKVLIIEDNEDNLRLERMLLSPLGLEITSARDGLSGVETAKADRFDLILLDIQLPVMDGYQVARALRRIPHCSSIPIVAVTSYAMPGDRERSLESGCSGYIEKPLDPSSFARQVEAFLLSGAGE